The Numida meleagris isolate 19003 breed g44 Domestic line chromosome 12, NumMel1.0, whole genome shotgun sequence genome includes a window with the following:
- the TBC1D9B gene encoding TBC1 domain family member 9B has translation MWLGPEEVLLAGALWVTERANPFFLLQRRRGHGKGGGLTGLLVGTLDVVLDSSARVAPYRILHQTQDSQVYWAVACGSSRKEITKHWEWLENNLLQTLSIFDNEEDITTFVKGKIHGIIAEENKNQQPQSEEDPGKFKEAELKMRKQFGMPEVEKLVNYYSCSYWKGRVPRQGWLYLTVNHLCFYSFLLGKEVTLVIQWVDVTQLEKNATLLFPECIKVSTRDSELYFSMFLNINETFKLMEQLANIAMRQLLDNESFLQDKSLPKPRKPLKNISALKRDLDARAKNECYRATFRLPKDECLDGHTDCTLWTPFNKMHIPGQMFVSNNYICFASKAEEACHLIIPLREVTIVEKADSSSVLPSPLSISTKSKMTFFFANLKDRDFLVQRISDFLQRTPSKKPLSSDREWKWNPGDPGCEGVLELPSSSPLAVSPTSALNNRPVNFGAGEVPTASQGLLKLFRRNSEELLGPKGAKEKMKEESWNIHFFEYGRGMCMYRTTKTRELVQKGIPENLRGELWLLFSGAWNEMVTHPGYYADLVEKSMGKYNLATEEIERDLHRSMPEHPAFQNELGIAALRRVLTAYAFRNPTIGYCQAMNIVTSVLLLYCNEEEAFWLLVALCERMLPDYYNTRVVGALVDQGIFEELTREYLPQLSEKMQELGVISTISLSWFLTLFLSVMPFESAVVIVDCFFYEGIKFILQVSLAILDANMEKLLQCCDEGEAMTILGRYLDNVVNRQSVSPPIPHLHALLTSGDDPPLEIDIFDLIKTSYEKFSNLKADDIEQMRFKQRLKVIQSLEDTAKKSVVRAVSSDIGFSIEELEELYVVFKAKYLMSCYWGNNRAAAARRDQSLPYLEQYRIDMEQFKELFISLTPWSCGAHTPVLAGRLFRLLDENRDSLINFKEFVTGMSGMYHGDLTEKLKVLYKLHLPPALNPEETESALEATSYFTEDVTTEETQEEKRRRNDSGQEKEEKGTSPQDYRYYLRMWAKEKESKKETIKDLPKMSQEQFIELCKTLYNMFSEDPVEQELYHAIATVASLLLRIGEVGKKFSNRPIRKSEDCKASNSQDPGSEEESPTSEQSQNSAVEQQPRADREDKSCRDVQPEKTEQENQTLGDGSGEGQGSPLQLLSDDETKDDMSMSSYSMVSTGSLQCEDIADDTVLVGCEGGSSAARYGSTIDTDWSISFEQILASMLTETALVNYFEKKVNILQKIKDQKKVERQFSSSSDYELSSVSG, from the exons GGAATTATAGCTGAAGAGAACAAGAACCAGCAGCCTCAGAGTGAAGAGGATCCAGGTAAATTCAAAGAGGCTGAACTGAAGATGCGGAAGCAGTTTGGGATGCCAGAGGTGGAGAAGTTGGTCAATTACTATTCTTGCAGCTACTGGAAGGGACGTGTAcccaggcagggctggctgtACCTCACTGTCAATCACCTCTGTTTCTATTCCTTCCTGCTGGGCAAAGAGG tgacACTGGTGATTCAGTGGGTGGATGTAACCcagctagaaaaaaatgctacacTGCTGTTCCCTGAGTGCATTAAAGTGAGCACAAGGGACAGtgaactttatttttccatgtttcttaACATCAATGAGACCTTCAAGTTGATGGAGCAGCTGGCTAACATCGCTATGCGGCAGCTACTGGATAACGAGAGCTTCCTCCAGGACAAGTCCCTCCCAAAGCCCAGGAAGCCTCTTAAGAACATCTCTGCACTAAAAAG AGACCTTGATGCTCGAGCCAAAAATGAATGCTACCGTGCCACTTTCCGGCTGCCCAAGGATGAGTGCCTGGATGGACACACAGACTGCACGTTGTGGACACCATTCAACAAGATGCACATTCCTGGTCAGATGTTTGTTTCCAACAATTACATCTGCTTTGCCAGCAAGGCAGAGGAGGCCTGTCATCTCATCATTCCTCTCAGGGAG GTGACAATAGTTGAGAAGGCAGATAGCTCCAGTGTCTTGCCCAGCCCTCTGTCCATCAGCACTAAAAGTAAAATGACCTTCTTCTTTGCCAATCTGAAGGACCGAGATTTCTTGGTGCAGAGAATCTCTGACTTCTTGCAGAGAACACCATCCAAGAAACCACTCAGCAGCGACAGGGAATGGAAGTGGAATCCGGGTGATCCTGGATGTGAG GGAGTTCTGGAGTTGCCTTCCAGCAGCCCTCTCGCAGTTAGCCCCACATCTGCTCTCAACAATCGACCTGTCAACTTCGGTGCTGGTGAAGTGCCAACAGCATCCCAGGGACTGCTCaaacttttcagaagaaattctgaGGAGCTTTTGGGACCCAAAGGG GCAAAGGAGAAGATGAAGGAAGAGTCCTGGaacattcatttctttgaaTATGGGAGAGGGATGTGCATGTATCGTACTACCAAGACTAGGGAGCTGGTGCAGAAAGGAATCCCAGAGAATCTTCGTGGAGAACTGTGGCTCCTTTTCTCAG GGGCTTGGAATGAGATGGTCACTCATCCTGGTTATTATGCAGATCTTGTGGAAAAGTCGATGGGAAAGTACAATCTTGCTACAGAAGAGATTGAGAGAGATCTGCACCGTTCTATGCCAGAACATCCTGCCTTCCAGAATGAGCTGGGAATTGCAGCTCTCCGGAGAGTCTTAACAGCTTATGCATTCAGGAATCCAACAATTGGATACTGTCAG GCAATGAACATTGTTACATCAGTGCTGCTGTTATACTGCAATGAGGAAGAGGCATTCTGGCTCCTAGTGGCTTTATGTGAGCGGATGTTGCCAGATTACTACAACACAAGAGTAGTGG GTGCATTGGTGGACCAAGGCATCTTTGAAGAACTTACACGAGAGTATCTTCCACAGCTGTCAGAAAAGATGCAGGAGCTGGGAGTGATTTCCACCATATCCCTTTCTTGGTTTCTCACACTATTCCTCAGTGTCATGCCCTTTGAAAGTGCTGTCGTCATTGTTGACTGTTTTTTCTATGAGGGCATCAAGTTTATCTTGCAGGTGTCATTGGCCATACTTGATGCCAACATGGAGAAGTTGTTACAGTGCTGTGATGAAGGTGAAGCAATGACTATTCTGGGCAG gtATTTGGACAATGTAGTTAACAGGCAGAGTGTCTCACCTCCTATTCCCCACCTGCACGCCTTACTGACGAGTGGAGATGACCCACCACTTGAAATTGACATCTTTGACCTCATCAAAACGTCCTATGAG AAATTTAGCAATTTGAAGGCAGATGACATTGAACAAATGCGTTTTAAACAAAGGCTGAAGGTCATTCAGTCTCTGGAGGATACAGCCAAGAAGAGCGTG GTCCGAGCTGTGTCTAGTGACATTGGTTTCTCTATTGAAGAACTAGAGGAGCTATATGTAGTGTTCAAG GCAAAGTATCTGATGAGCTGCTACTGGGGAAATAATCGTGCTGCAGCTGCCCGCCGAGATCAGAGCCTGCCCTACCTGGAGCAGTATCGCATAGACATGGAGCAGTTCAAAGAGCTCTTCATCAGTTTGACCCCCTGGTCCTGTGGTGCACATACACCTGTGCTAGCAGGGCGCTTGTTCCGGCTTCTGGATGAGAACAGAGATTCTCTCATTAACTTCAAGGAGTTTGTGACAGGGATGA GTGGGATGTACCATGGTGACCTCACTGAAAAGCTCAAAGTGCTTTACAAACTGCATCTGCCTCCTG CTCTGAATCCAGAGGAGACAGAGTCTGCTTTGGAGGCCACAAGTTATTTCACAGAGGATGTTACAACAGAAG aaacacaagaagagaaaagaagaagaaatgacagTGGTCAAGAAAAAG AGGAGAAAGGTACCAGCCCACAGGACTATAGATACTACCTAAGAATGTGGGCCAAGGAAAAAGAAtccaaaaaagaaacaattaaagATCTCCCCAAAATGAGCCAG GAACAATTCATAGAGTTGTGCAAGACCCTTTACAACATGTTCAGTGAGGACCCAGTAGAGCAAGAGCTGTACCACGCTATTGCCACTGTCGCCAGCCTCCTCCTGCGAATTGGAGAGGTTGGAAAAAAGTTCTCCAACAGACCCATAAGGAAGTCTGAGGACTGCAAAGCAAGCAATAGCCAAGATCCCGGAAGTGAAGAGGAGTCGCCTACATCTGAACAGAGTCAGAACTCAGCAGTGGAGCAGCAACCCCGAGCTGACCGTGAGGACAAAAGCTGCAGAGATGTTCAGCCTGAAAAAACTGAGCAGGAGAACCAGACTCTAGGAGATGGTTCAGGGGAAGGACAAGGCTCTCCTTTACAGCTGCTGTCAGATGATGAAACCAAAGATGATATGTCCATGTCTTCCTACTCCATGGTCAGCACAGGCTCCTTGCAGTGTGAAGACATTGCAGATGACACGGTCCTCGTTGGCTGTGAAGGTGGTAGTTCAGCTGCCAGGTATGGCAGTACCATTGATACTGACTGGTCTATTTCCTTTGAGCAGATCTTAGCTTCCATGCTGACTGAGACGGCCCTTGTAAACTACTTTGAGAAAAAAGTCAACATTCTCCAAAAGATAAAAGATCAGAAGAAGGTAGAGAGGCAGTTCAGTTCATCCAGCGACTATGAGCTTTCTTCTGTGTCAGGGTGA
- the MRNIP gene encoding MRN complex-interacting protein isoform X1 → MAAPCWVLRCCSCRLFQAQQAKRSGKWSCSVCGQRQALQKVYGQGSGRDCRLHVQKLNLLQGEAEEAAARTARYIEESENSNKNAAVLHENSSVQQGGRAEVSRWSKYLDKGSEDREEEEEEGSSERQQFCSQRKNAVEERRKKQKSFLYSDVQENSEENGAFQLAYQAKKHKKCSIAVPDEDDGDAVSADSLVPTVFESVVPQQTNQPPAACTKPSKWEKYLSCSDNRSENAVVATLSPQDGSGRLGPHSTTAVSMATRHSQQGRSALPPGTDFQFKKCIASSEQLALKLPGSMLPSISCSGEKDTLAKEPQSQVLQAGSGGFNTCSRPPAPALVRPNSHTASCERLFCTGDEFDDDF, encoded by the exons ATGGCGGCGCCCTGTTGGGTGCTGCGGTGCTGCTCGTGCCGCCTCTTCCAGGCGCAGCAG GCCAAGCGGAGCGGGAAGTGGAGCTGCAGCGTGTGCGGGCAGCGGCAGGCCCTGCAGAAG GTTTACGGGCAGGGCTCAGGCCGAGACTGCAGGCTGCACGTCCAGAAGCTGAACTTGCTGCAGGGTGAGGCGGAGGAGGCCGCTGCCCGCACGGCTCG GTACATAGAAGAatctgaaaacagcaacaaaaatgcaGCTGTCCTCCATGAGAACAGTTCGGTGCAGCAG GGAGGAAGGGCAGAAGTCAGTCGCTGGAGTAAGTATCTGGACAAGGGCAGTGAAGATcgagaagaggaggaagaggagggaagtTCAGAAAGACAACAGTTCTGTTCCCAAAGGAAGAATGCTGTGGAAGAACGAAG gaaaaagcagaagagcttcCTCTACAGTGATGTTCAGGAGAACTCAGAGGAAAATGGTGCTTTCCAGCTTGCCTACCAAGCCAAAAAG CACAAGAAATGTTCAATAGCAGTGCCTGATGAAGATGATGGAGATGCTGTTTCTGCAGACAGTTTAGTGCCTACTGTCTTTGAGTCTGTAGTGCCACAGCAGACCAACCAACCCCCAGCTGCTTGTACCAAACCCTCCAAGTGGGAAAAATACCTCTCCTGTTCTGACAACCGTAGTGAAAATGCTGTTGTGGCCACACTGTCACCACAGGATGGCAGTGGAAGGTTGGGACCACACAGCACCACTGCCGTAAGTATGGCCACTAGACATTCGCAACAGGGTCGAAGTGCTCTTCCTCCAGGTACagattttcaatttaaaaagtgCATTGCTAGCTCTGAGCAACTTGCCTTAAAACTGCCTGGCAGCATGCTGCCCAGCATCAGTTGCTCAGGGGAGAAGGATACACTGGCCAAAGAACCTCAAAGCCAGGTGCTCCAGGCTGGATCTGGAGGCTTCAACACCTGTAGCAGACCTCCTGCacctgccctggtgaggcccaACTCTCACACTGCTTCTTGTGAACGCCTCTTCTGCACAGGTGATGAGTTTGATGATGATTTCTGA
- the MRNIP gene encoding MRN complex-interacting protein isoform X2, whose translation MAAPCWVLRCCSCRLFQAQQAKRSGKWSCSVCGQRQALQKGGRAEVSRWSKYLDKGSEDREEEEEEGSSERQQFCSQRKNAVEERRKKQKSFLYSDVQENSEENGAFQLAYQAKKHKKCSIAVPDEDDGDAVSADSLVPTVFESVVPQQTNQPPAACTKPSKWEKYLSCSDNRSENAVVATLSPQDGSGRLGPHSTTAVSMATRHSQQGRSALPPGTDFQFKKCIASSEQLALKLPGSMLPSISCSGEKDTLAKEPQSQVLQAGSGGFNTCSRPPAPALVRPNSHTASCERLFCTGDEFDDDF comes from the exons ATGGCGGCGCCCTGTTGGGTGCTGCGGTGCTGCTCGTGCCGCCTCTTCCAGGCGCAGCAG GCCAAGCGGAGCGGGAAGTGGAGCTGCAGCGTGTGCGGGCAGCGGCAGGCCCTGCAGAAG GGAGGAAGGGCAGAAGTCAGTCGCTGGAGTAAGTATCTGGACAAGGGCAGTGAAGATcgagaagaggaggaagaggagggaagtTCAGAAAGACAACAGTTCTGTTCCCAAAGGAAGAATGCTGTGGAAGAACGAAG gaaaaagcagaagagcttcCTCTACAGTGATGTTCAGGAGAACTCAGAGGAAAATGGTGCTTTCCAGCTTGCCTACCAAGCCAAAAAG CACAAGAAATGTTCAATAGCAGTGCCTGATGAAGATGATGGAGATGCTGTTTCTGCAGACAGTTTAGTGCCTACTGTCTTTGAGTCTGTAGTGCCACAGCAGACCAACCAACCCCCAGCTGCTTGTACCAAACCCTCCAAGTGGGAAAAATACCTCTCCTGTTCTGACAACCGTAGTGAAAATGCTGTTGTGGCCACACTGTCACCACAGGATGGCAGTGGAAGGTTGGGACCACACAGCACCACTGCCGTAAGTATGGCCACTAGACATTCGCAACAGGGTCGAAGTGCTCTTCCTCCAGGTACagattttcaatttaaaaagtgCATTGCTAGCTCTGAGCAACTTGCCTTAAAACTGCCTGGCAGCATGCTGCCCAGCATCAGTTGCTCAGGGGAGAAGGATACACTGGCCAAAGAACCTCAAAGCCAGGTGCTCCAGGCTGGATCTGGAGGCTTCAACACCTGTAGCAGACCTCCTGCacctgccctggtgaggcccaACTCTCACACTGCTTCTTGTGAACGCCTCTTCTGCACAGGTGATGAGTTTGATGATGATTTCTGA
- the SQSTM1 gene encoding sequestosome-1 isoform X1 has product MAALTVKAYLLGKDEATREIRRFSLLPPFRYQAVHDRVAELFQGLLRAGPPPAFRMHYKDEDGDLIAFSTDEELDMAVPYVQDGVFRVYIKEKKECRREHRSQCSQEPPRDMVHPNVICDGCEGPVVGARFKCTVCPDYDLCSTCEGKGIHKEHNMVMFQSPMLNPFEWLPRGRWLRKMRHGVPPFPWMHCWGYPGPAAPCQNSEQAQANAAAASSPPAAEEASTNSQPQDPNVTFLKNVGESVAAFLSPLGIEVDIDVEHGGQRSKVTPVSTNQENNNAESSSSTLNQNSQTKPYWNSTDSATAVNNVAEQIQDMVIDPVPTQMEDGSLQSQEHSESSSSSGGEEDWTHLSSKEVDPSTGELQSLQMPESDDPSSLDAAQEAPQAGPTGLREAALYPHLPPEADPRLIESLSQMLSMGFSDEGGWLTRLLQTKNCDIGAALDAIQYSKQPPNL; this is encoded by the exons ATGGCGGCGCTGACGGTGAAAGCCTACCTGCTGGGCAAGGACGAGGCGACCCGCGAGATCCGCCGCTTCTCCCTGCTGCCGCCCTTCCGCTACCAGGCCGTCCACGACCGCGTCGCCGAGCTTTTCCAGGGGCTGCTGCGGGCCGGGCCGCCGCCCGCGTTCCGCATGCACTACAAGG ATGAAGACGGGGACCTGATCGCGTTCTCCACCGACGAGGAGCTCGATATGGCCGTGCCGTATGTGCAAGACGGGGTCTTCCGTGTGTACATCAAAG AGAAAAAGGAGTGCAGGCGTGAACATCGCTCCCAGTGCAGCCAGGAGCCTCCCCGTGACATGGTGCACCCCAACGTGATCTGCGACGGCTGCGAGGGGCCGGTAGTGGGGGCTCGCTTCAAGTGCACCGTCTGCCCAGACTATGACCTGTGCAGCACCTGCGAGGGTAAAGGCATCCACAAGGAGCACAACATGGTGATGTTTCAAAGCCCAATGCTGAATCCATTTGAG TGGCTTCCCCGAGGACGCTGGCTCCGCAAGATGCGGCATGGTGTTCCACCTTTCCCCTGGATGCACTGCTGGGGGTATCCTGgacctgcagctccatgccagaACTCGGAGCAAGCCCAAGCCAAcgcagctgctgcctccagtcCACCCGCTGCTGAAG AAGCTTCTACTAACAGCCAGCCCCAGGACCCCAATGTCACCTTCTTAAAGAATGTTGGGGAGAGTGTGGCAGCTTTTCTGAGCCCCCTGG GTATTGAAGTTGATATTGATGTGGAACATGGAGGACAGAGAAGCAAAGTGACTCCTGTTTCTACTAATCAAGAGAATAACAATGCTGAGTCAAGCAGCAGTACTCTTAACCAGAATAGTCAGACCAAACCATACTGGAATAGCACAGATTCTGCTACGGCAGTAAATAACGTTGCGGAGCAGATACAAGACATGGTGATAGATCCTGTGCCCACACAAATGGAAGATGGCAGCCTCCAGTCCCAG gaACACAGTGAGTCAAGCAGTTCGTCAGGGGGTGAGGAGGACTGGACCCACTTATCTTCCAAAGAAGTGGATCCTTCCACAGGTGAACTGCAGTCTCTACAAATGCCAGAGTCAGATGATCCCAGCTCCCTAGATGCAGCTCAGGAAGCTCCCCAGGCAGGGCCTACAGGGCTGAGAGAGGCTGCACTCTacccacatctcccaccag AAGCAGACCCTCGCTTGATTGAATCCCTGTCCCAGATGCTCTCTATGGGCTTCTCTGATGAGGGTGGATGGCTCACTCGACTCCTGCAGACAAAGAACTGTGACATTGGGGCAGCACTAGATGCCATCCAGTATTCCAAGCAGCCTCCTAACTTGTAG
- the SQSTM1 gene encoding sequestosome-1 isoform X2, with translation MAALTVKAYLLGKDEATREIRRFSLLPPFRYQAVHDRVAELFQGLLRAGPPPAFRMHYKDEDGDLIAFSTDEELDMAVPYVQDGVFRVYIKEKKECRREHRSQCSQEPPRDMVHPNVICDGCEGPVVGARFKCTVCPDYDLCSTCEGKGIHKEHNMVMFQSPMLNPFEWLPRGRWLRKMRHGVPPFPWMHCWGYPGPAAPCQNSEQAQANAAAASSPPAAEEASTNSQPQDPNVTFLKNVGESVAAFLSPLGIEVDIDVEHGGQRSKVTPVSTNQENNNAESSSSTLNQNSQTKPYWNSTDSATAVNNVAEQIQDMVIDPVPTQMEDGSLQSQEHSESSSSSGGEEDWTHLSSKEVDPSTEADPRLIESLSQMLSMGFSDEGGWLTRLLQTKNCDIGAALDAIQYSKQPPNL, from the exons ATGGCGGCGCTGACGGTGAAAGCCTACCTGCTGGGCAAGGACGAGGCGACCCGCGAGATCCGCCGCTTCTCCCTGCTGCCGCCCTTCCGCTACCAGGCCGTCCACGACCGCGTCGCCGAGCTTTTCCAGGGGCTGCTGCGGGCCGGGCCGCCGCCCGCGTTCCGCATGCACTACAAGG ATGAAGACGGGGACCTGATCGCGTTCTCCACCGACGAGGAGCTCGATATGGCCGTGCCGTATGTGCAAGACGGGGTCTTCCGTGTGTACATCAAAG AGAAAAAGGAGTGCAGGCGTGAACATCGCTCCCAGTGCAGCCAGGAGCCTCCCCGTGACATGGTGCACCCCAACGTGATCTGCGACGGCTGCGAGGGGCCGGTAGTGGGGGCTCGCTTCAAGTGCACCGTCTGCCCAGACTATGACCTGTGCAGCACCTGCGAGGGTAAAGGCATCCACAAGGAGCACAACATGGTGATGTTTCAAAGCCCAATGCTGAATCCATTTGAG TGGCTTCCCCGAGGACGCTGGCTCCGCAAGATGCGGCATGGTGTTCCACCTTTCCCCTGGATGCACTGCTGGGGGTATCCTGgacctgcagctccatgccagaACTCGGAGCAAGCCCAAGCCAAcgcagctgctgcctccagtcCACCCGCTGCTGAAG AAGCTTCTACTAACAGCCAGCCCCAGGACCCCAATGTCACCTTCTTAAAGAATGTTGGGGAGAGTGTGGCAGCTTTTCTGAGCCCCCTGG GTATTGAAGTTGATATTGATGTGGAACATGGAGGACAGAGAAGCAAAGTGACTCCTGTTTCTACTAATCAAGAGAATAACAATGCTGAGTCAAGCAGCAGTACTCTTAACCAGAATAGTCAGACCAAACCATACTGGAATAGCACAGATTCTGCTACGGCAGTAAATAACGTTGCGGAGCAGATACAAGACATGGTGATAGATCCTGTGCCCACACAAATGGAAGATGGCAGCCTCCAGTCCCAG gaACACAGTGAGTCAAGCAGTTCGTCAGGGGGTGAGGAGGACTGGACCCACTTATCTTCCAAAGAAGTGGATCCTTCCACAG AAGCAGACCCTCGCTTGATTGAATCCCTGTCCCAGATGCTCTCTATGGGCTTCTCTGATGAGGGTGGATGGCTCACTCGACTCCTGCAGACAAAGAACTGTGACATTGGGGCAGCACTAGATGCCATCCAGTATTCCAAGCAGCCTCCTAACTTGTAG